In Gemmatimonadota bacterium, the DNA window CGCGGATAGGTGCGCTCACATACTCCTGGATCTCAGCATTTTTCAATTTAATTTCCATCCATAAACCTTTGCGCAATAGGGATCATCGTGTATTTAACAGGTCGAGTTGAGTTTCACTTTTGTCCAGGGATTCTATGGCCATTTTATTCCTACTCTGGTCATATATACTCTGAGGTTTCTCAGAATACCTGACTTCAAAGATATTATCATCAGACGCTTGCACCTCCTTTAAGCCATTTAATAAAATGGACTGTTCCTGGCTCGTCACCACGGGACACTCATAATACCTGTTCGTATATTTCAACGGTCCCGACGTCTGGATTCGATCTTCGACAAATTCAAAATGTCTCCTTAACCTATCGCGCAAATAATCATTTGAAAAATCGACAATCTGTCGCGCCATTGGGCGAATTGCCTGTTGAAAACTTTTGTCAATTTCAACGCCAACACTATTGCGCCCCGACGTCATCGCAGCAGCAATTGTAGTACCCGTACCCAAAAACGGATCGAGAATCTCATCGCCTTTCACAGAGTACATATTGACCAGACGATAGGCCAATTCATAAGGAAACGCGGCACTCCTCAAACGCGACAACTCATCGGAAAGCCTCTGTCCCGTACCCTTAATATCCATCCAAACATCCGAATACCAGATATTCCTCTCCTCCCAAAACAAAGCACTCTCGCGCCTGTTCTGTTTTTCGCATTCCGTCTTAAATTCCCTTTTAGAACCCTTTCTCAAAATCAAAATATACTCGTGTTCCAGAGTCACATAAGCACCCGCGGGCAACATCCCCGATCCCATAAATTTATTGGGCGCGTTGGTTTGTTTTCGCCAGAGAATATCGGGAAGTGCTGAAAACCCGATATTTAAGAGATAATTCAATATTCGCGCGTGATTTGGATACAAACAAAAATCACTGCCTACCTTCCGCGTTGCATCGCCAATATTGATACAGGCAAATCGACCATCTTTTAAGACCCTGAACACTTCATCCCATACAGAATCGAGAATCTCATGCATCAACTCATGAGCCAACTTGCCTTCTCCGGCCTTTAATGCCTTTTGGATCTCCAAATTTTGGCTACCAAATATGTCATCCCACATGCCAATCATGGGATACGGCGGCGATGTCACCACCAGATCGACACTCTCTGAAGGTATCTCTTTTAAGTTTCTCGCATCCCGATAAAATATTTGATGGATCGTTTTCATAGATCTCTTACGCAACCTCCGCCTTTAACCTCGCAATCTCATCGCGATATTGCGCTGCCTTTTCAAACTCCAGATTCTCGGCCGCTTCACCCATCTTGCGGGTCAACTCCTCAATTATATCTAGCCTATTGGTGCCCTCCACATACTCAGGCGACTCTTCGGCAACCAATGGCAACTCATCTGCCTTCTCATCTGCCACAGCCGTCGTCTGGAGAATCTCTTCTCTGGTCTTGTAAAGCGTCTCAGGCGTAATGCCGTGTATGAGATTATACTCCTCCTGCAATGCCCGGCGGCGATTTGTCTCGTCGATAGCTCGCTGCATTGAATCCGTCACCTTATCCGCATACATAATAACCGTACCTCTTGCATTGCGCGCGGCTCGCCCAGCCGTCTGAATCAACGACCGTTCCGACCGCAAAAACCCTTCCTTATCCGCATCCAGAATAGCGACCAGAGACACCTCTGGCAGATCCAACCCCTCGCGCAACAAATTCACCCCCACGAGCACATCGAACTCACCCAAACGCAAATCCCTGATAATTGCCACGCGCTCGAGGGAATCGACATCTGAGTGCATATAGCGCGCCCTGATACCCAACTCGCGCATATACTCCGACAAATCCTCTGCCATGCGCTTGGTCAGCGTCGTCACCAGCACGCGATCACCGCGCTCCACCCGCACCCGCGATTCTTCAATAAGATCATCAACCTGTCCGCGCACAGGTCGTACCACCATCTCGGGATCGAGCAACCCCGTCGGACGAATCACCTGCTCCACCACCACGCCCTGACACTGTTCCAACTCGTAATCCGCAGGTGTAGCCGACATAAAAACAACCTGCCTTGCCTTCTGTTCAAACTCCTCAAAATACAACGGGCGATTATCCAATGCCGCGGGCAACCTGAACCCGTGCTCTATCAACACCTCTTTGCGAGACCGATCCCCATTCCACATCCCGCGCAACTGCGGAATCGTCACATGGGATTCATCCAGCACAATCAGGAAATCGTCCGAAAAATAATCCAGCAACACATAAGGTGCTTCCCCGGGTTTTCGCCCATCGATATACCGCGAATAATTTTCAATACCCTGACAAAAACCAATCTCGCGCATCATCTCAATATCGTAGCGCGTGCGCATCTCCAGCCGCTGCGCCTCTAACAACTTGCCCTGGTCATTAAACGCCTCCAGTTGTCTGGCGAGATCCACCTCAATCTGGACAATAGCCTTTTCAATGCGATTGCCACTGGTCACAAAGTGCTTGGCAGGATAAATAACAATGCGATCGCGCTCCGCAAGCACCTCGCCCGTCACGGGATGCACCTCACTCAACGCGTCGATCTCATCGCCAAAAAACTCTACGCGCACCGGATGCTCGCGCTCGGGCGGATAAATTTCGACCACATCGCCGCGCACCCGAAAAGCGGCAGGCTCAAAAGCCACATCATTGCGCGTAAAATGAATATCCACCAGCTTGCGCAACATAGCATCGCGATCCATCTCTGCACCGCGATCCAGAATTACCAGATGATCTTCGTATTCATCCGGATTGCCAATACCGTAAATACACGACACACTGGCCACAATGATCACATCTCGCCGCTCCATCAAAGCACTTGTCGCGCGCAGGCGCAAACGGTTGATCTCATCGTTAATATCCGCTTCTTTTTCAATAAACGTATCCGTCACAGGCTTATAGGCTTCGGGCTGGTAATAATCGTAATACGAAATAAAATACTCCACGGCATTATTCGGAAAAAAACTCCGAAACTCGCCGTAGAGTTGCGCCGCCAGGGTTTTGTTGTGGGAAATTACGAGCGTGGGCTTTTGGACAGATTCAATCACCTTGGACATTGAAAACGTCTTACCCGTACCCGTTGCCCCCATCAAAGTCTGGTATGACTCGCCATCCCGAATCCCCTGAGCGAGTTCTTCAATCGCCTGGGGCTGATCGCCCGCAGGCTCAAAAGGCGATATCACTTCAAATCGCGGCATAACGATTTCCCCTAAAAAAATCAGTTGTCGGTTCGCGCCTTGACTCACACCCCATAACTACTTTAATTTAGACAGAGAACTACTGAAACGCAAGGTCAACCCCGCTATTTCTATCCGCAGGCGAACTCGCAGGAGGTCTCCGTGAAAATTTTTTTCAAAAGCACCATTCTGTTCGCGCTATTTGGCCTGATGACCTGTGGGGGAAAGAGCAATGATACGCTGGGACCAGGGGACTCGGGCAATCCTCCTGCCGCCTCTGGCGACACGACATCCGGCAATACGCAAACCTCTGGCTCAATCAATCGCGAACCGCAAGCAGGTGGCAATTTTCTCAGTGACTTTCCCAAAGACAGAATTCTATCGGGTGGCGTACCTCCCGATGGCATTCCAGCACTCACCGACCCTCCATTTGTCGAACTCACATCCAGCGAAGCCGCTTATCTCAGCGATGAAGATCTCGTACTCGGCGTGGTCCTCAATGGCGAAGCCAAAGCCTATCCCCACAACATGGGATGGTGGCACGAAATCATCAACGATGTGGTAGGCGAACACCCCATTGTCGTGAGCTTTTGCCCACTGACCGGAACGGGACTCATCTTTAGCGGACAGGGCAACGACCAATCGCGCATCCATTGTGGGGTCTCTGGTCTGCTATTCAACAACAATCTCATCATGTACGATCGCCGTCAACAGGGAATCCTGTATCCCCAGATGATCCACATCCCGGTTGAAGGTGGAACCGACGAATTGCAACTCCTGCCCGTAATTGAAACCACCTGGCGCTACTGGAAACAACTCTATCCCGATTCCAGAGTCATCAGTGCCAATACGGGTATTTACTCGCCCAGCAGATACCAGAGCTATCCCTATGGCGACTATCGAGATCCGAATACTGCGCCGCTTTTCCCCTCCTTCCCCAGTTTGCTCGACAATCCAACCGCGCAGATATTCCCCCCAAAGACCCTCACACTGGGGATTCGTTTTGGCGAAACAGCCAAAGCCTATCCCTTTCCCACCCTGGGGACAGAAGCCGTCATCAACGACGTAGTCGCGGGCAATGCCATTCTCGTCGTCTATTACCACCAGGAGCAATACGCAATACCCTTTGATCGGTCGGTCGATGGTCAGACCCTCACATTTGAGAAAGCACTTCCCCGCGACACAGTCTATCCCTTTCTCCTGCGCGACCAGGAGACGGGCAGCACCTGGAACCTCAAAGGCGAGGCCATTGCCGGGCCACTCCAAAATAAGACCTTAGAACAACTACCTTCCCACAATGCCTTCTGGTTTGCCTGGGCAACCTTCTGGCAGAATACCGGAATTTATTAGACAGACATATCCCTCTATGCACTGCTTTTATTGGCTCGCCCTCTTCATACTCTTACCCCATACCGCTTATGCAGGCGCCTGGACACTCGCAAAAGGCCATCTCTGGGGCAAAATCACCGGCATGGCGCAATCGACAAATGAAGAATATGTGGCCGTTGGCGGTGCAGGACGCGAACCCGATCTCAACCGCCTCTATGAACCCGGAGACCGCGCGCACTACCGCGAAAATGGACATTACAATTCAGAGGCACTCTTTATCGACCTGTTTTACGGCCTGAGCGATCGCATCGACATCGGCATACAAATCCCCTACTATCGCCGGGAATTTGAAAACGTCGGCTTCAGACCGGCGAATATCGCATCGGGTTTTGGTGACATGCGAGGGATTGCCAAAATCAATATTGCACAAACCCCTGTTGTGGGCACAATAAAAGTTGGAACCAAAGCCCCCACAGGCAAGTTTCAAAACCAGGATGGAATTATTTCCGCAGGTGAAGGGCAATGGGATTTTGAATTAACTGCACAAATCGGCCGATCTTTTTGGCCCTTTCCAATGTACGCCAACATCGATATGGGGTATCGCGTCCGCCTGCAAAACAATACCACCAATTACGACCCTGGCGACGAGTGGTTTTTAAACTCAGAAATAGGTTATAATCCCATCGACAAACTCATCCTCATCCTCAAATTAGAGGGCATCAAAGGCAGGCCTTCCCGCGTATTGGGTCTCGAACTATCCAGCGATATCAGACGCATTACCTATTTCGCGCCCACGCTCCTCATAGGCCCCTTTCAAAACCTGAGCTTCGAAACCTCGGTGCGCATAACCGCTGGTGGACGCAATTTCCCCGCCGGTCATATATGGACCGCGGGGATTTCATACTCAGGTCTCATGAGCAAAATGTGACGCTACCCCGCGCTCGGATTTATGCATCTATCCACAATGTTCTCGTTTACTTCAACTCCAAACATTTGCAAAATAGCCATCTTTTATTTATTTTCGCACCTGAGTAGTTTGAACAGCGGACTACCGCTGGGCTACTTATGGTAAAACACTTCATTAGAAAGGAGCAACATGACCTCTTTCACGCCACATTCTACCTCGTATATAAAGTTCCTTCTCGCCATCGTCCTCTGTGTCCTTTTACCGCATACTGCTTATGCAGGTGCCTGGACACTGCAAAAGGGCCATTTTTGGGGCAAAATTACAACCTTAATTACATCGACCTCAGAAAGATATGACGCGGCAGGAAATACAGGTGGATTTGGACCAGCCGCTGCAGCAGCTGTATATAATTCACGGTCCGTGTATCTCGACTTTTTTTACGGCATAAATGACCGCGTTGACATTGGCATACAAATCCCCTTTATCAGCAATAAATACGATCACGACAATTTTAATTTTCCAGGTTTTATTGCTCTGGACGCATCGGGTATTGGAGACGTTCGCGGATTTGCCAAAATCAACCTCGTGCAACAAGATGTTGTGGCAACCCTCAAATTGGGCTTCAAAGCCCCAACAGGCGCTTATGACGATGGGCAAGACCCCGCAGGCGCGTATAAAAATGAGGGCATGTCCGTGGGATCGGGCCAATCAGATATTGACTTGATTCTGCAATTGGGACGGTCTTTCTATCCCGCTCCCGTTTACGCCAATCTCGATCTGGGATACCGTTTCCGCATGGAAAACAGTACCAGCGGATTTAACCCTGGGGAAGAGATAATTTACAATGCCGAAGTCGGTGTCAATCCCACCGACATACTCCTCCTCGCGCTCAAATTAGAAGGCATCGCTGGCGCAGAAGGTAGCAGGGGAAATGACGATATAGGCATCACGTATCTTGCCCCCACAGTGTTCATTAATATGCACCAAAATCTGAGCATTGAAGCCTCGGTGCGCATCCCTGTTGCCGGACGCAATTTCTTCGGTGGCCGCTTGTGGGGCATAGGGCTTTATTTTGAAAAGTAATCTGTAAATGCACAGCGAGCAAATTTGGAGCGGGTGAAGGTTTCACCCGCTCTTCTTTTTTTACAAAATCACATGCTCCCCACCCGTACTCAAACGCCCGTGATCCCAGGGCGTAATCCAATCTTCGGCAATATCCATTCCAAATCCCGGCGCATCCGAAGGCACCAGATAGCCATCTTTTGGCACGGGCACGCCCGGCATCCGCGCAACCTCTTCCAGGGGTACCCCCACGGGTGTACTCAAATGAAACTCACACAGAGTACACTCGGGCATCGCATAGCAAAAATGCTGTCCATAAGCCGAATTACAGCCCCCGTGGGGACTGCTCTTAATCCCGGCGGCTTCGGCAATGTGGTGAATCTTCACGGCTTCCGTCATCCCTCCGCACCAGTGCAAATCGGGTTGCACGACATCCACACAGCGATTTTCCACGAGTTGGCGAAACGGAATCCGCGTGTGGTGATCCTCACCGGTTGCGATAGGGATCCAGGTCATGGCTTTTTTCAATTGAATATGCCCTTCGAGGTCTTCTGGAAACAGCGGCTCTTCCATCCACCGCAATTCGTAGGGTCTGAGCCTTTCCCCAAGACGAATCGCAAATTCCACATCGTAAGCCATCACGGGATTAATCATCAACTCGGCATTCACGCCCACAGTTTCTCGCGCCAGGGCGACCTTTTCCTCCATAATATTTATACCCGTGATACCCTGCTCGTAATGTACGGGATTCGTAATTTTAAACGCCTCAAACCCAAGCTCAATCGACCAATCGAGATCATCGCCTGTACAATAACACCGAATTTTCTCTCGGGATGGTCCTCCGAGCAATCTGTAAACGGGCTGGTCGAGCAACTTCCCCTTCAAATCCCACAGTGCCAGATCAATTGCACTCTGCGCGCAGGCAGACAACCCCAGCGACCCGTGCCTTTTGGAAGCCCGCCACATCATATCGTTGAGATGCTCAGTAGCAAAACAGTCTCGTCCTTCCAATAGCGGCGCGTAAAAAGCATCGATCAATGCGGCAACCGGTTCGCCAAATCCCGTTCTGCCCAGGCCCCAGGTACCGTCCTCAGCAGTTATTTTAACCCACACGCCTCGCCCGCCAATACCCGGCGACTTGCTCGGCACATCTGGCGGAAACTCCGGATATTTATTCATCGGTAGGCCAATCGGCGATGAATGCCGCCAGCTCGAACGGCGCGCGGGTGTTATCGGTTTCTGTTGTGGAATGGAAACATTCACAGCTTCAATGGATTTAATCTTCATAATTCCTCCAATTCATGTATTGAGCATATAGCCAAAAATGAGAAACGCAACCCCGGCTCCCACAACACTACCCACCAGAATCTGAGATACAGAATGAGCCTGTAATACGAACCGCGCCCACGAAACCAGACCCGCGGGAACAACAGCCCACCAGCTACCATAAAGCGCGATCACCACACCACAGGCAGCCCAAAGACCCATGGCGTGTAAGCTGATTTTCCACTGCATCGTTATCAACAGCGCGACAGTGCCCAGAACGGCGACACAGACCATCAGCGCGTACAGCGCGGGCGGCGAGTGTATCAGATACAGAACACCAACACCCACCCAGGAACTCGCAAAATAAAAGAAAAGCGGTCGCAGCCGGTCGCGGCGTTCTGGAATAAACAACTCGCTAATCTCACCCCAGCGACGCAGGTACAGCACCACGAGCCAGGGCGCGAAAACAGTAAAAAAAAGCGCGATCAAAACACACAAAACAATCCAGGTACCCGAACCAGACGCCTCAAAGGACACCAGCACAATCACAACCCCCAGCACAAACACGGGATTTAAAACCCGAGAAATGTACAGGGCAAATTTCTCTTTATTAACCATAAGCCTTCCCATCATTTCATACAAAATAACGAACCCTGCTCAGAAAATCAAAACCCAAGTTTTTGCTCTCGGATACGATACCTTGACAACACCTTTTCATTGAACTATTTTGCTGACATTATCCACTGATTTGGCAAAGGATTAGAAAAGAGGAGCATAACATGACACCTGAAACAGCCCTGAAAACGCGGAAAAACATGCTCCGCGATGGGTACTGCGTCATAGACGATATTTTGACAGACGGGTTCATCGAAGAACTGCGCGGTGAGTCCGAGCGACTAATCGCCAATCACATTGAGCATGAGGAATTTAGATATCAAGGGCAACACGTGAATGTGCGCGGTGAAGACAATCCAATCATCCAAAAGCTGCTGGAATGGGAACCATCGCGGCGGGCACTCGAACAACTGGGCTTCGGAGATTTCCAAACCGGTGGCGGCATCATCATCCTCACCAAAGAACCCAAAGGTCCACCGCTCTACTGGCACCAGGACTGGATGCAATGGAACGACCCCATCAGTTGCTCTCCCTGGCCGCAGATCATATTTTTAAACTACTATCTAACCGATACAGCAGTAGAAAACGGCTGTTTGAAAGTCATCCCCGGCACCCATCTCAAGCGCATACCACTCCACGATCAACTGGTGCCCGCACACGAACAGGGCGCCCGATTTATAGAAGAAACGCATCCCATCATGTTCAGTGACCATCCAGATGAGGTCAATGTACCCGTCTCTGCACGCTCGCTGGTTCTGGGCGATGCCCGCATCCTGCACTCTGCCGGAAGAAATTACACAGACGAGCGCAGAACCCTGATTCTCGCCTGGCACAGACGCCCCACCATCGATGTACCGGACTACTGGGAAGGGGATATCCCCGAAGTCATAGCCAACCGCGACCCCGATCAAAAATACGAGGGATCGCGCATCCCCGGCAAATACCTCAAACCGTAAAAAAAAGGGCATAGTATGCAAGCCACAGCACTCATCACCCATGAGGGGCCCACCTTTGCCTGCGAAGACATCATCCTTCCCGATCCACGCCCCGACCAAATCGCGGTACAAACCCGGTATTCCGGCGTCAGCATCGGCACGGAATTTGCAGCCATCACCCGAAAGCTCGACTACGGACCCTATCCCCTGTGTACGGGCTATCAAGCCGTCGGCACTGTCGAACACGTCGGCAAAGATGCGACCGGCTTCGCTGTTGGCGACCGCGTCTATTACCGCTGGAACCGCGTCTTCTCCCTCGCTGCATCTGGCCAGAAAGTCTCTGCCAGCCAGGGCGCACACACCTCTGCCGCAATCCTGGACACGCAGGGACCGCGAGCCTTTGTCGCCCACCTGCCCGAAGGCGTCGATGAAGCCGCCGCCAGCTTATTCGTCATGCCCGCCGTGGGACTCAACGGTGTGGATATGGCCAACCCCCGAATGGGCGACCGCGTTGTCGTGTACGGCTGTGGTCTCGTCGGCCTTGGCGTCGTCGCTGCATGCAGCCACCGGGGCTGTGAAGTCATCGCCATAGACCTGGAGGCCAACCGCCTCGACATCGCACAAAAACTCGGCGCCGATCATCTCATTCAGAGCACAGATGCAAACCAGGCTGTCCGCGGCATCGCCCCCGACGGTGCCGATGTCGTCTTCGAATGCACGGGCATACCCGCCTGCATTGACCCGGCCATCGCCCTTTGCCGCACCCATGGCACCTTCATTCTTCAGGGCAACTACGGCCGCCACCCCATCTCTTACAACTTTTTACCGCCCCACGGGAAACGCCTCACCATGTACTATCCCTGCAACGATGGCGAAGCCCCCTGTCGCCGCGCCGTCATCAAAAACATGGGCACTGGCGTTCTTCCCTGGCATCACACCATCACCCATGAAGTCGCATCTTCAGACGCGCCGGGACTTTATCGAGACATCCTCAACGGCGAAGACAAAAACATTATCGGTGCTGTCATCAGGTGGTTCTAAAAAAGGAGCAATCACAATGGATAACTTAAAAGTTGGAATTATCGGCCTGGGTGGCATTGCCCGATCTCACTGCGATGCCATTGAAACCCTGGACAATGTCGAAATCGTCGCCGTTGCCGACCTCATTGAGGAAAAGCGTCGCGAATACATGGGCAAATACGATATCCCCAAAGGCTATCCCTCCCACACCGACCTCTTGAAGGACCCCGAAATCAATGCGGTCGCCATCACTCTTGGCCACCAGCTCCACCATCGCCTCACCGTTGATGCCTGCAAAGCTGGCAAACACGTCCTGGTGGAAAAACCCATGGCCATCAGCCTGGAACAGTGCGACAACATGGTCGCTGCTGCAGCCGATAATGGGGTCAAACTGATGGTCGGCCTGACGCAGCACTATTACGGCACCAGCATCAAAGCAAAAGAAATACTGGACTCTGGCGCACTGGGGCCCATCATCACCGCCGTGTGTTATATGTCCAAAAACTGGAGCTACGCCGGTCGCCGTCCGCAGTACCGCAGCCGCTATCACGGCGGGGGCATGTGGTTGACCAATGGCGTACACGTAGTAGATCGCCTCACCTGGATGATCGGTTCACAGGCTGTATCTGTCTCAGCCTCTATTGGAACCCGCGCCCACTATCAGGCTGCAGATGACTCTGCCACGGCCTTTGTCCGGTATAAAAACGGCCTGGCAGGCATTGCCGTAGCCGTTGGATTTGCAGATGGTGCGCCCGACCACGAATGTCATGTCATCTGTGCAAATGGCACACTGCGCTTTTCCGAACACGGCGGAAAATACGTCAAAGTCGGAAAAAACAATCAGTGGGAGAACGTCCCCTTCGACGAGCCGCCCTCGACCATGCACAACGAGTGGAAAGCCTTTGCCGAAGCCATCGCCCTGGACATTGAACCACCTACCCACGGGGAATGGGCGCGTCACATTATGGAAATCCTGTTCGCCGCCGAACAATCTGCTATCACCGGTCGAGAAGTCGCATTGGAAAGCGGACCGGGCTGGTTCAGCCAGCATTCTGGCTCGCCCGTGACAACGCAACACGGCTGGATATGAAAATTTTGTTTATCGCGCAGTATGGCCCCTTAGCTGCCAGCAGCCGCACGCGGGTTTTCGATTATCTGCCCCTATTGCGTAGAGCGGGCATCACCTGTGATGTCAGAGTCGTGACTCCCGATGACCTGATCAAACGCAATACCAGAGGCATTTTCTCGCGTATTCTGTACTATGTTCTGTCCTATTGTCGCGCCTTATGGACAGGATGGACTTGCGTTTTCACAGCACCACAATACGATGCCATACTGATACAAAAAGCGTTATTTTCCTTTCCCATACCGCGCCTGTTGCGCCGGTACAAACACAAAATATTTTTCGATTTTGACGACGCTATCTTTACACTTGAAAACCCCAACGCGGGATGGATCAACCGGTTGCGAACCCGGCGGCGCGCAACGGGCGTACCCGCAATGCTACAAACAGCACACTGCGCGATAGTAGAAAATGCCTACACCGCTGAATTTGCAGCCCGTTATTGCCCTCGTGTTTCACAAATCACGGGACCTATTGATACCGCGCGTTATATCCCTGAAAAAAAAACAGAGGATGAGAAAATCGCACTGGGATGGATTGGGAGCCAGTGGACAACGCGGTATCTGGACATGATTCGAGACCCATTGGCCAGCCTCGCGCGGCAATATCCCAATTTGGAGTTGCGTTTGATTGGCGCGGGTGACTTTGCTGTATCCGATCTGCAAATTGCGCGCCTGAGCTGGGCTCTGGAAACCGAAGTTGGTTATTTACAGACATTTGACATTGGCCTGATGCCCCTGCCCGACGATCCTTTTACGCGGGGCAAGGGAGGGTACAAATTGCTGCAATACATGGCCTGCGGATTGCCCGTAGTGGCCAGTCCAGTCGAAATCAACCGCGAAATCGTCACCCATGGAGAAACCGGATTTTTGGCTGAAACAGACGCCGAGTGGATCGAATTTTTGGGGACATTAATCGAAAATAAAACTCTGCGCAATCGCATGGGAACTGCTGGCCGCGCCCGTGTGGTCGCGCATTACGCACTCGAAAAAAGCAGCGACCAATTGCTGGCTCTTCTGCAGCGGAGCAGACACCAATGC includes these proteins:
- a CDS encoding site-specific DNA-methyltransferase; protein product: MKTIHQIFYRDARNLKEIPSESVDLVVTSPPYPMIGMWDDIFGSQNLEIQKALKAGEGKLAHELMHEILDSVWDEVFRVLKDGRFACINIGDATRKVGSDFCLYPNHARILNYLLNIGFSALPDILWRKQTNAPNKFMGSGMLPAGAYVTLEHEYILILRKGSKREFKTECEKQNRRESALFWEERNIWYSDVWMDIKGTGQRLSDELSRLRSAAFPYELAYRLVNMYSVKGDEILDPFLGTGTTIAAAMTSGRNSVGVEIDKSFQQAIRPMARQIVDFSNDYLRDRLRRHFEFVEDRIQTSGPLKYTNRYYECPVVTSQEQSILLNGLKEVQASDDNIFEVRYSEKPQSIYDQSRNKMAIESLDKSETQLDLLNTR
- the uvrB gene encoding excinuclease ABC subunit UvrB, whose protein sequence is MPRFEVISPFEPAGDQPQAIEELAQGIRDGESYQTLMGATGTGKTFSMSKVIESVQKPTLVISHNKTLAAQLYGEFRSFFPNNAVEYFISYYDYYQPEAYKPVTDTFIEKEADINDEINRLRLRATSALMERRDVIIVASVSCIYGIGNPDEYEDHLVILDRGAEMDRDAMLRKLVDIHFTRNDVAFEPAAFRVRGDVVEIYPPEREHPVRVEFFGDEIDALSEVHPVTGEVLAERDRIVIYPAKHFVTSGNRIEKAIVQIEVDLARQLEAFNDQGKLLEAQRLEMRTRYDIEMMREIGFCQGIENYSRYIDGRKPGEAPYVLLDYFSDDFLIVLDESHVTIPQLRGMWNGDRSRKEVLIEHGFRLPAALDNRPLYFEEFEQKARQVVFMSATPADYELEQCQGVVVEQVIRPTGLLDPEMVVRPVRGQVDDLIEESRVRVERGDRVLVTTLTKRMAEDLSEYMRELGIRARYMHSDVDSLERVAIIRDLRLGEFDVLVGVNLLREGLDLPEVSLVAILDADKEGFLRSERSLIQTAGRAARNARGTVIMYADKVTDSMQRAIDETNRRRALQEEYNLIHGITPETLYKTREEILQTTAVADEKADELPLVAEESPEYVEGTNRLDIIEELTRKMGEAAENLEFEKAAQYRDEIARLKAEVA
- a CDS encoding DUF3179 domain-containing protein: MKIFFKSTILFALFGLMTCGGKSNDTLGPGDSGNPPAASGDTTSGNTQTSGSINREPQAGGNFLSDFPKDRILSGGVPPDGIPALTDPPFVELTSSEAAYLSDEDLVLGVVLNGEAKAYPHNMGWWHEIINDVVGEHPIVVSFCPLTGTGLIFSGQGNDQSRIHCGVSGLLFNNNLIMYDRRQQGILYPQMIHIPVEGGTDELQLLPVIETTWRYWKQLYPDSRVISANTGIYSPSRYQSYPYGDYRDPNTAPLFPSFPSLLDNPTAQIFPPKTLTLGIRFGETAKAYPFPTLGTEAVINDVVAGNAILVVYYHQEQYAIPFDRSVDGQTLTFEKALPRDTVYPFLLRDQETGSTWNLKGEAIAGPLQNKTLEQLPSHNAFWFAWATFWQNTGIY
- a CDS encoding transporter — translated: MHCFYWLALFILLPHTAYAGAWTLAKGHLWGKITGMAQSTNEEYVAVGGAGREPDLNRLYEPGDRAHYRENGHYNSEALFIDLFYGLSDRIDIGIQIPYYRREFENVGFRPANIASGFGDMRGIAKINIAQTPVVGTIKVGTKAPTGKFQNQDGIISAGEGQWDFELTAQIGRSFWPFPMYANIDMGYRVRLQNNTTNYDPGDEWFLNSEIGYNPIDKLILILKLEGIKGRPSRVLGLELSSDIRRITYFAPTLLIGPFQNLSFETSVRITAGGRNFPAGHIWTAGISYSGLMSKM
- a CDS encoding mandelate racemase/muconate lactonizing enzyme family protein; the encoded protein is MKIKSIEAVNVSIPQQKPITPARRSSWRHSSPIGLPMNKYPEFPPDVPSKSPGIGGRGVWVKITAEDGTWGLGRTGFGEPVAALIDAFYAPLLEGRDCFATEHLNDMMWRASKRHGSLGLSACAQSAIDLALWDLKGKLLDQPVYRLLGGPSREKIRCYCTGDDLDWSIELGFEAFKITNPVHYEQGITGINIMEEKVALARETVGVNAELMINPVMAYDVEFAIRLGERLRPYELRWMEEPLFPEDLEGHIQLKKAMTWIPIATGEDHHTRIPFRQLVENRCVDVVQPDLHWCGGMTEAVKIHHIAEAAGIKSSPHGGCNSAYGQHFCYAMPECTLCEFHLSTPVGVPLEEVARMPGVPVPKDGYLVPSDAPGFGMDIAEDWITPWDHGRLSTGGEHVIL
- a CDS encoding phytanoyl-CoA dioxygenase family protein, whose translation is MTPETALKTRKNMLRDGYCVIDDILTDGFIEELRGESERLIANHIEHEEFRYQGQHVNVRGEDNPIIQKLLEWEPSRRALEQLGFGDFQTGGGIIILTKEPKGPPLYWHQDWMQWNDPISCSPWPQIIFLNYYLTDTAVENGCLKVIPGTHLKRIPLHDQLVPAHEQGARFIEETHPIMFSDHPDEVNVPVSARSLVLGDARILHSAGRNYTDERRTLILAWHRRPTIDVPDYWEGDIPEVIANRDPDQKYEGSRIPGKYLKP
- a CDS encoding zinc-binding alcohol dehydrogenase produces the protein MQATALITHEGPTFACEDIILPDPRPDQIAVQTRYSGVSIGTEFAAITRKLDYGPYPLCTGYQAVGTVEHVGKDATGFAVGDRVYYRWNRVFSLAASGQKVSASQGAHTSAAILDTQGPRAFVAHLPEGVDEAAASLFVMPAVGLNGVDMANPRMGDRVVVYGCGLVGLGVVAACSHRGCEVIAIDLEANRLDIAQKLGADHLIQSTDANQAVRGIAPDGADVVFECTGIPACIDPAIALCRTHGTFILQGNYGRHPISYNFLPPHGKRLTMYYPCNDGEAPCRRAVIKNMGTGVLPWHHTITHEVASSDAPGLYRDILNGEDKNIIGAVIRWF
- a CDS encoding Gfo/Idh/MocA family oxidoreductase → MDNLKVGIIGLGGIARSHCDAIETLDNVEIVAVADLIEEKRREYMGKYDIPKGYPSHTDLLKDPEINAVAITLGHQLHHRLTVDACKAGKHVLVEKPMAISLEQCDNMVAAAADNGVKLMVGLTQHYYGTSIKAKEILDSGALGPIITAVCYMSKNWSYAGRRPQYRSRYHGGGMWLTNGVHVVDRLTWMIGSQAVSVSASIGTRAHYQAADDSATAFVRYKNGLAGIAVAVGFADGAPDHECHVICANGTLRFSEHGGKYVKVGKNNQWENVPFDEPPSTMHNEWKAFAEAIALDIEPPTHGEWARHIMEILFAAEQSAITGREVALESGPGWFSQHSGSPVTTQHGWI